In the Thermodesulfobacteriota bacterium genome, one interval contains:
- a CDS encoding 3-oxoacid CoA-transferase subunit A, translating to MPIDKVLKNFDEAVADISDGAVVALSCFGGPLHAPQNLIRAVARNGPKDLTVIAHAVGVAEGQIVFGWPLHVDHGIWIEREMVRKLIAGFPFLPTVETPPKREWKAGRLEVVNLPHGTLQVKLWAAGAGVGGVYVRTGVGTVVEEGKEKRLFDGEEYILEEPFKIDFSLVRAYKADRLGNLIYDGCQRATAVMVARAGKITIAEVDEIVEVGELNPEHIITPGIYVHRILEVPKEG from the coding sequence ATGCCGATTGACAAGGTGTTGAAGAATTTTGATGAGGCTGTAGCCGACATATCAGATGGGGCAGTGGTTGCCCTCAGTTGTTTTGGGGGTCCGTTACATGCTCCACAGAATCTTATACGGGCTGTAGCCAGAAATGGTCCTAAGGATCTTACAGTAATTGCCCATGCTGTTGGGGTTGCCGAGGGACAGATAGTTTTTGGGTGGCCATTGCATGTCGACCACGGAATATGGATCGAGAGGGAGATGGTGCGAAAGCTCATAGCCGGATTTCCTTTCCTACCGACTGTGGAGACTCCCCCGAAGAGAGAATGGAAGGCAGGTAGGCTTGAGGTTGTGAACCTACCTCACGGTACGCTACAGGTAAAGCTCTGGGCTGCAGGTGCCGGGGTGGGAGGAGTTTACGTTCGCACCGGAGTGGGAACGGTAGTCGAGGAAGGTAAGGAGAAGAGGTTATTTGATGGTGAAGAGTATATCCTGGAGGAGCCTTTTAAAATCGATTTCAGCTTGGTGCGGGCTTACAAGGCGGACAGGCTCGGGAATCTAATATATGATGGATGTCAGAGGGCCACGGCAGTCATGGTGGCAAGGGCGGGGAAGATAACGATAGCGGAGGTTGATGAGATCGTTGAGGTTGGAGAGTTAAACCCT